The Pochonia chlamydosporia 170 chromosome 1, whole genome shotgun sequence genome window below encodes:
- a CDS encoding fatty acid hydroxylase superfamily protein (similar to Metarhizium robertsii ARSEF 23 XP_007822284.1), translating to MTATTQTQTASSTPARHKDSMKSTWRTTDRSQWNFYQKMIDFIGAHPVALDQPVPKHAKTKKVPHLGQISQHIWILSYGFLPLVLHQAFVSLTGWNISKHAAFHFYMILFNAIIIREVHILRRLGHKYGFLDGDVHDRDGVPDHGAGKVVWSLYKTVGARIAMMVWFTYTPNEAPLDVMSDWKWWAKLYFQTGLYGIILDFWFYVYHRAMHDVPFLWKFHRTHHLTKHPNPLLTAYADEEQEFFDMVGIPFLTFATFWAMGMPLGFYDWWMCQQYIVYTEVWGHSGIRVHLSAPSTLSWLLNALNMELCVEDHDMHHRKGWRKSQNYGKQTRVWDRIFGTCGERVESYEGNVDYVNQAYMPIW from the coding sequence ATGACAGCCACAACACAGACGCAGACGGCGTCTTCAACACCGGCCCGCCACAAAGACTCCATGAAGTCCACGTGGCGGACAACCGACCGCAGTCAATGGAACTTTTACCAAAAGATGATTGACTTTATTGGCGCTCATCCAGTCGCTCTTGATCAACCAGTCCCCAAACACGCCAAGACGAAAAAGGTTCCTCACTTGGGGCAGATTTCACAACATATCTGGATCCTTTCCTACGGCTTTCTGCCCCTGGTCCTGCATCAAGCGTTTGTATCATTGACGGGATGGAATATCAGCAAGCATGCTGCTTTCCACTTTTACATGATCCTCTTTAACGCCATCATCATTCGAGAAGTCCACATCCTGCGACGACTAGGCCACAAGTACGGCTTTCTAGACGGCGATGTCCACGACCGCGATGGTGTCCCCGACCATGGTGCCGGAAAAGTCGTCTGGTCCCTGTACAAGACCGTTGGTGCACGCATCGCCATGATGGTCTGGTTTACTTATACCCCAAACGAGGCACCACTCGATGTCATGAGTGACTGGAAGTGGTGGGCCAAGCTGTATTTCCAGACTGGTCTATACGGAATCATTCTCGACTTTTGGTTCTACGTCTACCACCGCGCCATGCACGACGTTCCTTTCCTCTGGAAGTTCCACCGCACGCATCATCTGACCAAGCACCCAAACCCGTTATTGACGGCATATGCCGACGAAGAACAGGAATTCTttgacatggttggcatCCCGTTCTTGACCTTTGCTACATTCTGGGCCATGGGTATGCCGTTAGGCTTCTATGACTGGTGGATGTGCCAGCAGTATATTGTGTATACGGAAGTCTGGGGTCACAGCGGCATTCGCGTCCACCTCTCTGCGCCGTCTACCTTGAGCTGGTTACTCAATGCGCTGAATATGGAACTTTGCGTTGAGGATCATGATATGCATCATCGCAAAGGCTGGAGAAAGAGCCAAAATTACGGCAAACAGACCCGTGTTTGGGATAGAATATTTGGTACCTGCGGAGAGAGAGTTGAGTCATATGAGGGGAATGTCGACTATGTTAACCAGGCCTATATGCCGATTTGGTGA
- a CDS encoding geranylgeranyl pyrophosphate synthase (similar to Magnaporthe oryzae 70-15 XP_003718242.1) has product MASTRELPISLLLSLLGKDKISSNSLLHLPWQLQQLLTCQKPSETPKNTRTATSPAPQYLPSSPTLKTTLPAGGNATQSVNKLNTPGGSTPEVIETVVSGPYNYLKACPGKNIRKQLIMAFNIWYSVPADRLEIITNVIDILHTASLLMDDVEDNSFLRRGIPVAHSIFGIPQTINSANHMYFCALKELRKLENPSATDIVVDELLQLHRGQGMDLYWRDSLICPTEEEYLQMVGNKTGGLFRLGIKLMQSESTKPEPPNCVPLVDLLGLIFQIRDDYQNLQSEEYTSKKGMCEDLTEGKFSFPIIHSIRHDPNNHQLLQILKQKTTDDEIKKYAIQYMESTGSFEYTRQVLGALVAEARVVTDKVEGKVKNQHIHKLLDKLAV; this is encoded by the coding sequence atggcatccACTCGCGAACTCCCaatttctcttcttctctccttACTCGGAAAGGACAAAATCAGTTCAAACTCTCTCTTGCATTTACCATGGCAACTTCAGCAGCTTCTTACATGTCAAAAACCTTCTGAAACCCCCAAGAACACACGTACTGCTACATCACCGGCGCCTCAATACCTACCCTCGTCACCAACTCTGAAAACCACACTTCCAGCAGGCGGCAATGCTACTCAAAGTGTTAACAAGCTTAATACACCAGGCGGGTCGACGCCAGAAGTGATTGAGACCGTGGTTTCAGGGCCGTACAATTATTTGAAAGCATGTCCTGGCAAGAATATTCGCAAACAGCTCATCATGGCCTTCAACATTTGGTACTCAGTTCCCGCGGACCGCCTAGAGATCATCACAAACGTGATTGATATACTACACACTGCGTCTCTGTTGATGGATGACGTGGAGGACAACTCCTTCTTACGTCGTGGCATCCCGGTCGCTCATAGCATCTTCGGCATCCCACAGACAATCAACAGTGCTAACCACATGTACTTCTGTGCCCTCAAAGAACTCCGAAAGCTAGAGAACCCTAGCGCGACGGACATCGTTGTCGATGAGCTGTTACAGCTGCACCGCGGCCAGGGTATGGACTTGTATTGGCGAGACTCGTTGATCTGCCCCACGGAGGAGGAGTATTTACAAATGGTTGGGAACAAGACGGGTGGTTTATTCCGCCTGGGCATCAAACTTATGCAATCTGAGTCGACGAAGCCAGAGCCGCCCAACTGTGTGCCTTTAGTTGACTTGCTAGGGCTCATCTTTCAGATTCGAGATGACTACCAAAATCTGCAGTCTGAAGAGTACACCAGCAAGAAGGGGATGTGCGAGGACTTGACGGAGGGGAAGTTCTCCTTTCCAATCATCCACAGTATTCGTCATGACCCGAATAACCATCAGTTGCTCCAAATTCTGAAGCAGAAGACCACAGATGACGAAATCAAGAAGTATGCTATTCAATACATGGAGAGTACTGGAAGTTTTGAATATACCCGGCAGGTGCTGGGTGCTTTGGTCGCAGAAGCGAGAGTCGTCACGGATAAGGTTGAAGGGAAGGTGAAGAACCAGCATATACATAAGTTGTTGGACAAATTGGCAGTATGA
- a CDS encoding cellular retinaldehyde-binding/triple function (similar to Metarhizium robertsii ARSEF 23 XP_007826106.1) yields the protein MQADCTTITPTAKWAGLGLVFETEDEQASYETLVSRCHEEGLIQWSATSTSPHGNEDCGVSDASCNVDVAFQQFKLAQEIRGSFDFVAEYESIDIDDFDDARNIYPHWTGGRDRSGRPICFYQVGLVKDQSLERYNQNREPRDAACGATASLARRQTIMVTDYLTRFVFPLCSAMRDRPEPERALSSGMYVVDASGLTFSRLWGLRNLIQDFNFLLSTCYPEILQHAYIINPPLGFGAMWNLVKRWLDPRTASKFTIVPAADTLRILEESIDIENIPTLFGGNFSFQHGMQPKLESAMIRSLTLTPSLVAQLPPGPIQLRHEDGRMELVAVGTLEEKERQDLLGHLSLLTEQEAKIDGGITA from the exons ATGCAAGCTGATTGTACTACCATCACTCCCACGGCCAAATGGGCCGGGCTTGGTCTAGTCTTTGAAACAGAGGATGAACAAGCTTCTTATGAGACCCTTGTTTCCCGCTGTCACGAGGAAGGCCTAATCCAGTGGAGcgcaacatcaacatcgcctCACGGCAATGAAGATTGTGGTGTTAGCGATGCC TCATGTAACGTCGACGTAGCCTTCCAACAATTTAAATTAGCTCAAGAAATTCGAGGGTCATTCGACTTCGTTGCGGAGTACGAAAGTATTGATATAgacgactttgacgatgccAGAAATATT TATCCTCACTGGACTGGAGGTCGAGATAGGAGTGGACGGCCCATCTGCTTTTATCaagttggccttgtcaaagACCAAAGTCTGGAAAGATACAACCAAAACAGAGAGCCAAGGGATGCCGCTTGTGGCGCAACAGCGTCCTTGGCGAGGCGTCAAACTATCATGGTCACTGACTATCTCACAAGATTCGTATTCCCACTCTGCTCTGCAATGCGCGATCGACCAGAGCCTGAGAGAGCGCTGTCAAGTGGTATGTACGTGGTCGATGCATCAGGCTTGACATTTTCGCGACTTTGGGGCCTTAGGAACCTTATACAGGACTTTAACTTTTTGTTGTCAACTTGCTATCCGGAAATCTTGCAACACGCATAT ATCATCAACCCTCCGTTAGGCTTTGGGGCAATGTGGAATCTAGTAAAGAGGTGGCTTGATCCGCGAACAGCCAGCAAGTTCACAATCGTGCCAGCAGCCGATACGCTACGCATCTTGGAGGAGTCAATTGACATAGAAAACATACCAACGCTGTTTGGCGGAAACTTCAGCTTTCAACATGGAATGCAGCCCAAGTTGGAGAGCGCTATGATACGTTCCCTAACATTGACGCCTAGTTTGGTCGCTCAGTTGCCCCCTGGGCCGATCCAGCTCAGGCATGAGGACGGCCGAATGGAGCTTGTCGCTGTGGGAACcttggaagaaaaggagcgcCAAGACCTTCTCGGACATTTGAGCCTTCTGACAGAACAGGAAGCAAAGATCGATGGAGGTATTACTGCGTAG
- a CDS encoding nad dependent epimerase (similar to Colletotrichum gloeosporioides Nara gc5 XP_007272577.1), giving the protein MKVLSLGLPRTGSASIAKALTILGYENVCHGVDIVDKNPGLIAPLARAADASFPVLPTYRGTDFTLEEWEEIYWNCEASTDVAGMFATQLIKCYPNAKVILVIRPFDQWYESLNDGVFKYLFGWPADFYCSFLEPLFGSQYLGGCRKIVLGMFNARNVHEIRANARSLYDRQHAQIRKMKDPSELLIFDLKTGWGPLCEFLQRPVPNVPFPRVNERAAIQAKIVEIINRDAKRAAKKSFPWLFALVVIGFAMYMRLTTYSELTNLDILNNVFLNSTRNAFQTGSITKILQ; this is encoded by the coding sequence ATGAAGGTCCTCTCTCTAGGACTACCTCGAACTGGATCGGCTTCTATTGCAAAAGCTTTAACAATCTTGGGCTACGAAAATGTTTGTCATGGGGTAGACATTGTTGATAAAAATCCCGGGCTCATTGCGCCGCTTGCCCGCGCTGCGGATGCATCTTTCCCAGTCCTCCCAACCTACAGAGGGACAGATTTTACTCTGGAGGAGTGGGAAGAGATATACTGGAATTGCGAAGCCAGCACAGACGTGGCCGGGATGTTTGCAACTCAGCTCATCAAGTGCTACCCAAATGCCAAAGTTATCCTTGTCATCCGGCCTTTCGATCAATGGTACGAGAGCTTGAATGATGGCGTCTTCAAGTACTTGTTCGGCTGGCCGGCGGACTTCTATTGTTCTTTTTTGGAGCCGCTGTTTGGTTCGCAGTATCTGGGCGGTTGTCGCAAGATAGTCCTGGGTATGTTCAACGCCAGGAATGTGCATGAGATTCGCGCGAATGCCAGGTCCCTCTATGATCGCCAGCACGCTCAGATACGAAAGATGAAGGATCCGTCTGAGCTTCTCATTTTCGATTTGAAGACAGGTTGGGGCCCTCTTTGCGAATTTCTCCAGAGGCCGGTACCCAACGTGCCCTTCCCAAGGGTAAATGAGAGAGCGGCTATCCAGGCGAAAATTGTGGAAATCATCAACAGGGATGCAAAACGCGCGGCGAAGAAGTCTTTTCCATGGCTATTCGCACTAGTTGTCATTGGCTTTGCCATGTACATGAGACTGACGACGTACTCGGAGCTGACGAATTTGGATATTCTCAACAATGTCTTCCTCAACTCTACTCGAAATGCGTTTCAAACTGGGAGTATTACCAAAATTTTGCAATAG